From Paenibacillus sp. V4I7, one genomic window encodes:
- a CDS encoding ABATE domain-containing protein, translated as MPKKIAPAFYFIGNHPVLDFINTKIVVDGKPVDLLENFSDVLAWLPKADLLSKEETEEYEQRWGSGGQGEPVVTAARALRSSLLAMIQKRKEEDKASEEDMEHINSLLTDQVITTRLVRRDNRFASERHVKIHKPIDLLIPIAEAAIVFFSHYDLHLVKKCENPDCVLHFYDNSKNNTRRWCSQKTCGNRMKVAAFLERRRNQ; from the coding sequence ATGCCTAAAAAAATTGCCCCTGCTTTTTATTTTATTGGTAACCATCCGGTCTTGGATTTTATAAACACGAAAATTGTTGTTGATGGAAAGCCTGTAGATTTACTGGAGAATTTTTCGGATGTACTGGCCTGGTTACCCAAAGCGGATCTTCTTAGTAAAGAAGAAACAGAGGAATATGAACAACGATGGGGGAGTGGCGGACAAGGAGAACCGGTCGTGACGGCTGCCAGAGCGCTCAGAAGCAGTTTGTTGGCGATGATTCAAAAACGTAAGGAAGAGGACAAGGCTTCAGAGGAAGATATGGAGCACATCAATAGCCTTCTTACGGATCAGGTCATTACAACTAGGCTGGTTAGAAGGGATAACCGATTTGCCAGTGAAAGACATGTTAAGATCCATAAGCCGATCGATCTTCTCATCCCCATTGCAGAGGCGGCAATCGTTTTTTTCAGTCATTACGATCTTCATCTCGTAAAGAAGTGCGAGAATCCGGATTGTGTGCTTCACTTTTATGACAACAGCAAAAACAACACCCGCCGATGGTGCAGCCAAAAAACGTGCGGCAACCGAATGAAGGTGGCGGCTTTCTTGGAAAGGCGTCGAAATCAATAA
- a CDS encoding pyridoxamine 5'-phosphate oxidase family protein has product MSGVYHTGELTVQKLAGADIVAQHNGTNIKPTIFKGAMPFLRTQSLIIASSVDRDGRVWSSFLTGEPGFIDVKSEAALTITSSPVTSDPLVGNLLSSPEIGLLAIDFNRRIRMRINGKGEFDADRRLAVSTEQVYANCPKYIQKRSLQPSGGFHRTQMSAHRGYHVSPEQQEWIRNADTFFIGSISSEGNADASHRGGAPGFVKVVDENTLLFPDYFGNSMFNTLGNIYSNPSTGLLFIDFDAGHSLQLTGRSQIIWDENEISRFSGAERLVRFEIDEVLYTENGTPIRWDFIEFSSANPTLQRNN; this is encoded by the coding sequence ATGAGCGGCGTGTACCATACAGGAGAATTGACTGTACAAAAACTAGCTGGTGCGGATATCGTTGCACAACATAACGGTACGAACATAAAGCCTACTATTTTCAAAGGGGCGATGCCATTTCTAAGGACGCAATCACTCATCATAGCGTCATCCGTTGATCGGGATGGAAGAGTATGGAGTTCGTTTCTAACGGGCGAACCGGGATTTATCGACGTAAAGTCTGAGGCAGCTTTAACCATAACATCCAGCCCTGTTACGAGCGATCCCTTGGTCGGGAATTTGTTATCGAGCCCTGAGATCGGCTTGCTGGCGATTGATTTCAACAGAAGGATTCGAATGAGGATTAACGGAAAGGGAGAATTCGATGCGGATCGACGATTGGCAGTATCAACGGAGCAAGTGTATGCAAACTGCCCGAAGTACATACAGAAAAGATCGTTGCAGCCAAGTGGCGGTTTCCATAGAACTCAGATGTCCGCGCATCGAGGATATCATGTAAGTCCAGAACAACAAGAGTGGATTCGCAATGCGGACACGTTCTTTATTGGGAGTATCAGCTCGGAAGGGAACGCGGATGCTTCCCACCGGGGAGGAGCTCCCGGATTTGTAAAGGTTGTCGATGAAAACACGCTGCTTTTTCCAGATTATTTCGGCAACTCTATGTTTAATACCCTCGGGAATATTTATAGCAATCCGAGCACCGGTCTTTTATTTATTGATTTTGATGCCGGCCACTCCTTGCAGCTAACCGGACGATCCCAAATCATATGGGATGAGAACGAAATTTCCCGTTTCTCGGGGGCGGAACGGTTGGTTCGATTTGAGATCGATGAGGTTCTGTATACGGAAAACGGCACGCCAATCCGTTGGGATTTTATCGAGTTTTCCTCTGCAAATCCAACGTTGCAGCGTAATAATTAA